One genomic segment of Ascaphus truei isolate aAscTru1 chromosome 23, aAscTru1.hap1, whole genome shotgun sequence includes these proteins:
- the CDK5R1 gene encoding LOW QUALITY PROTEIN: cyclin-dependent kinase 5 activator 1 (The sequence of the model RefSeq protein was modified relative to this genomic sequence to represent the inferred CDS: inserted 5 bases in 4 codons) gives MGTVLSLSPTYRKSGLFEGNSSSVGHYMAVQNSKNGKSLKRHSIMSVLPWKRLVAASTKKRQPKKAQPXGGYQNNVTHLNSENLKKSLSCANLSSFAQEHRDSNAKVVGSTVSKANPLPSPKRVVVQASTSELLRCLGSSSAXRCYKLKHLSPTEPVLWLRSVDRSLLLQGWQDQGFITPANVVFLYMLCRDVISSELASEQELQAALLTCVYLSYSYMGNEISYPLKPFLVESCKEAFWDRCLSVIGLMSPKMLXINSDAQFFTQVFADLKXEGGQEDRGRPMMGLDR, from the exons GGACCGTCCTCTCCTTGTCCCCGACCTACCGCAAGTCGGGCCTGTTCGAGGGCAACTCGTCCAGCGTGGGACACTACATGGCCGTCCAGAACAGCAAGAACGGGAAGTCCCTGAAGAGGCACTCCATCATGTCCGTCCTGCCGTGGAAACGCCTCGTGGCAGCCTCCACCAAGAAGCGGCAACCGAAGAAGGCCCAAC CCGGCGGCTACCAGAACAACGTCACCCACCTCAACAGCGAGAACTTGAAGAAGTCCCTCTCCTGCGCCAACCTCTCCAGCTTCGCCCAGGAACACCGGGACTCCAACGCCAAGGTGGTAGGGTCCACCGTGTCCAAGGCCAACCCGCTGCCGTCCCCCAAACGGGTGGTGGTGCAGGCGTCCACCAGCGAGCTGCTGAGGTGTCTGGGGAGTTCCTCTGC GAGGTGTTACAAGCTGAAGCACCTCTCGCCCACGGAGCCGGTGTTGTGGCTACGGAGCGTGGACCGGTCCTTGCTTCTCCAAGGGTGGCAGGACCAAGGGTTCATCACCCCGGCCAACGTGGTCTTCCTGTACATGCTCTGCCGGGATGTCATCTCTTCGGAGCTGGCCAGCGAGCAGGAGTTGCAGGCGGCGCTGTTGACCTGCGTCTACCTGTCCTACTCGTACATGGGCAATGAGATCTCCTACCCGCTGAAGCCCTTCCTGGTGGAGAGCTGCAAGGAGGCCTTCTGGGACCGCTGCCTCTCCGTCATCGGCCTGATGAGCCCCAAGATGC AGATTAACTCGGACGCTCAGTTCTTCACCCAGGTCTTCGCTGACCTCA GCGAGGGTGGGCAGGAGGACAGGGGCCGGCCGATGATGGGGCTGGATCGGTGA